From Halorientalis litorea:
CTTCTCCGCGAGGTCGTCGGCCACGCCGAGGTGTTTCGCCAGCTGCCGGACCTGCCCCTTGTAGAGGTTCGCGATGGGGTTGCAGTCGACGGCCTGGTCGCCGTACTTCGTGAAGTACCCCACCAGAGCCTCGGCGCGGTTCCCCGTCCCCAACACGATGGCGTCCTCGCGGTTCGCGTAGAAGTAGTTGAGGACCCCCCGAGCCCGGACCCGGACGTTCCCGACGGCCATCCGAAGCGCGTCGGTCTCGGTGTCGGAGTCGGAGTCGATGCCCGGCACCGCGTCGAGGAACGCGTCCACGATGGGTTCGATTTCGACGACGTCGTAGGACATGCCGAGCGTCTCCGCGACGTGTTCGGCATCGCTCATGTTCTCCTCGCGGTTGGCCTCGCTGGGCATCACGAGCCCGTGGACGTTCTCGGCCCCCAGTGCCTCCACGGCGAGATAGGCCGTCGTCGTGCTGTCGATGCCCCCCGAGAGCCCGAGAATCGCCGTCTCGACACCCGCCGCGTCCACTTGGTCGCGAATGAACTCCGTGATGTGCTCGCGGTGGGCCGTCAACTCTGCCTCCGAGAGGGTCAAATCGAGCGGTCGGTCCGCGCGCGCTATCGCCTGTGACATACACGAACAGAGGGACGGAACGGACTAATACCCTCTCATCGCGTGAACGGTTCGAGGTCGTTGCCGCTCGGGAGTGAACACGCGTCCAGAACGTGTGCCGGTCGCTCACCGAACACAAAGCGGTGACCGGTGGGTGTCGGGTGACAACAGGGACCGCGCCGGTCGGGAATCGAACCGGATGAAGATGGGCGGCCTCGCCCCGCTCGGCCGCTACGACTTCCGGGGTTCAATCCTTGGCCTGCTCGTTCGTCGCTTCGCTCCTCACTGCGCCGGCCGGGAATTGAACCCGGGCTATGAGCTTGGGAAGCTCATGTCCTACCACTAGACCACCGGCGCTCGCGTCCCACGCTGCTCGGTGAGACTTCGGCACGTGCCCCGCGCGGCGGGACACCGGCGCGTCAGCCGGTTGTTCCCCGCCGTCGTACTTCAACGTAGCGTTTCGGTCAGTCGCGCCGTCGCGCGAGCAGCGCGATTGACAACAGCGCGAGGACGGCGGCGGCGACACCGAAGCCGGGACCGGAGCCGCCCGTCTCCGCCTCGACGCCGAGGTAGTCGGCGGCGCGTTGCGTGTCCATCTCGGGGAACTCGCGGTCGTAGTCGCCCGGCATGTGGATGTCCGTCTCGTCGTCGACACCGGCGAGGTTACGCACGTCGTCCTCGCTGGCGTCGCTGTCGACGGCGTTCCGTACTCTGACGTAACTGTGGAGAGTGTCGTCCTCGGTGCGGCCGACGACACTCTCGACCGAGTCGGGGAAGTCACCGGTCGCGGCGATGGCCCCGCCGAGCGCGCTCAGGTTCTGGAACTGCGCGCCGGCTTCGACGGTCACGTTCTCGTCGTCGAGCGTGACGTCAGTCCGGGCGCGAGTGAAGTTGGCCCGCTGCAGGCCTTCGAGGAACTCGACGGTCTCCTCGTCGGTGGACGGGTTCGCCTGCGAGGCGTTGAGCAACTGGCCGACCGTCTCGTCGACGAGGCTCTCTCCTTCTACCGACATGGTCCCCTCGGCGTCGATGACGCCGTCGTCGGTTTCGGCGGTGAAGTCGTACGTCGTCTCGGACGTGGAGATGCCGCGTGATTCGAGTTCCTGCACGTAGGCGTCGTAGTTCTCGGTCCGGTACCGGAGTTCGGCGTCGACCGCCCCCGTCTGTGCGTCGGGTTGGTCGTACTCGATGGACCACTCGAACCGCTGGGAGAGGTCCGAGGCGTCCTGTGCCTCGAACTGCGCGCGCAGCTGTTCGATTTGCTCCTCGCTGGCCCCCCCGCCTTCGGTGGCGGTGGCCACGTCGAGCGCGGCGAGTGCGGCCTCGTCGTAGTTCCGGAGGCCGAGGTTGTAGCTCGCGGTTATTTTACCGTCGGTGCTCTCCATCTCGAACGACGCCCCGTCGAGCGAGAGTTGTTGGACGCGCTCGGCGACGCTATCGATTTCCGACTGGCTCATGTCGACGGTTTCGCTCTCCGAGAGGTCGCTTGCGATGGTGTCGGACAGCCCCTCTTTGATGTTCTCGTACTGGACGGTGTACGCGATGTCGAGGCGTGCGGAGCCGTCGGATTGCTCCTCGAAGTCGTAGGCCGAGACGGTCACGTCCGCCGACCCGCCGAACTCCGCGGCCGCGTCGGCGAACTGACGTTCTATCGTCGCGACGGCCTGTTCGCGGGAGTTCCAGTCGCCGGTCTGGAACGACGAGAGCGTCTCCTCGCGTTCGGCTTCGAGGGTGTAGTCACCGTCGGACTCCGAGAGCGTGTACGACATCCGCGTCGATTGCTCGGAGCCGGTCCGGAGCTGTGCGGTCACGGACCCGGCAGTCTGGAAGGAGGAGGCTGTCGTCGTCACGTTGCCGGCGACAGTCGCCGACTCCGACAGTCCGGCGGGTCCGGCCGCGCCGAGGGAGAACGTCGTCGCGAGCGTGGCGTCCATCCGGGCGTTCTCACTCGTCGACTGCCCCGAGATGTCGGCAGACAGCGTGTCGAGGGACTCCGGCGTCGGAACCGAGAAGGTCCCGTTCGCCGTCAGTTCCGAGTCGGTCAGCATCGCGGTGGCGTTACCGGTGGCTGCGGTTGCACCCGGGTCCTCGACCGGTTCGATGGCGAGGAAGTACAGGAGGTTCGACCCCACTTCGGCACCGTACTCCGTCCGTGCGTCCTCGTCGAGTTCTTCCTCACTCTCGTAGACGAGGACGACACTCCCGTCGTCTTGGACGAAGGCGTCGTCGGCCGTCTCGGGCGGGTCCGTCGGTTCCGAGTCCAACTGCGCGCCTGCTACCCCGACGAAGAGACTCGTCGTGAGGAGGGCAACGCAGACGACGGCGAGGAGGGGATTGCTACGACTCATCCGTCTGTCGTTCGGGGGGAGAGGCGTTCACTGACTGTACAGCGGGCGTGTTCGGGCGGAATGCGCATCACATTCCGGACTAGTATTGCGGGTAAATAATTGTTGATACTGCGGACTGTCCCGTCGAAACAAGCAGGCGGCCGACGGCGTCGCGTCGACTACGTGCCGTCGAAACAGGAGTCGTAGTCGCCCGTCTCACGGACCGACAACACCTCGCGGGTCGCGTCGGCGTCGAACCGGAGCGGGCGCCGCCACCACGGCCCCTTCCCCGAATCGGCCGAGAGTCCGGTGACGAGTCGGTTCGGGTCACTCCCGGCGGTTCGGGTACTCAGCGGGACGGCGGTGTCGTACAGGGCCGACCCGCCGGGGTCGCCGAGCACGAGGACGCGGGCGTCGAACTGCTCGCGGTTGACGTGAGCGTTGTTCGCGAACGGCGCGCGGTCCGCCGGGGGGAGGTCCCGGTACGCCTCGCCGGTGAGGGCGTCGCGAGCGAGGCGGAAGTGACCGACGAGGAACGCCCCCCACTCCGGGGCGGCCCAGTCGGGGCGGTCGGTGCCCGTCGAGAGCGTGGCGTAGAAAAGGAGGTAGTCGCCAGCCGCCAACTCCGAGAGTGGCCCGGCCTTCACGCCGTGTTCGTCGCCGTAGGTGTACCGCTCACAGTGAGGGTACTCGGGGAACTCCGGGTCGAGGTGGACCGGCGTGTCCGCGTAGCCGTCGGGCAGGTCCGTGTCGAGGGAGAGGTCGGCGTACGTCGGAACGTCCCCGCTCGTCGGTTCGGACTCGGGGATGGGGATGTACTCGAAGGAGCCGTCGGGGTAGAGCGGCCCGCGGACGCCCGGTTCGTTGGTGTTGGCGGCGACGTTGATGGCGATGCTCCGCATACCGGTGCTGGACGCGCGCTGGACAAAAGCGACTCGCTACCCCAGCGGCGTGAGACACTGCTTGCAGTAGCGATACGTGGAGACGCGTTCGTTGTGCGTGCCGCAGTTGCGGCAGTAGATGCCCGTCTCGTCGGCGGCCGGGACGCCCTCCCGGTCGACGCCGACGGCCCGTTGGTCACCGACGCCCGGCCCCTCGACCGAGGGGTCGCTGTCCCGGACGTACCGGTAGACCAGCAACTGGAGGAGGGCGAAGCCGACGATGTAGGCGACTATCCACGTCCACACCTCCATACCATGTGGTACGTTGTCACGATACTTGGCTTTTCGGTCAGTGTACTAACATTGAGACCACCCGAGGTAGACGCGAAGTTACTGCTCGGTGGGTGACGAACGGTCGCGGTGGAACTCGTCGAACTGCTCGAAGTCCTCGGGGAGGTCGTACTCGACGACGCGCTCTGCGCGGCGGTCGACGTTTCCGTCCTCCAACGGGGCCGCCGTGGATTCCCACCCGTCCTTGACGGCGATGGATTCGGCTGGTTGGCCGGCCGCGATGTGGTGGGCTGGAACGTCCGCCCCGGCGATGGATTTGGCCGCGAGGATGGAGTTCTCGCCCATGCGAACGCCCGCCCGGACCATCGAATCGTAGGTGACGCGCACGTC
This genomic window contains:
- a CDS encoding NAD+ synthase, which gives rise to MSQAIARADRPLDLTLSEAELTAHREHITEFIRDQVDAAGVETAILGLSGGIDSTTTAYLAVEALGAENVHGLVMPSEANREENMSDAEHVAETLGMSYDVVEIEPIVDAFLDAVPGIDSDSDTETDALRMAVGNVRVRARGVLNYFYANREDAIVLGTGNRAEALVGYFTKYGDQAVDCNPIANLYKGQVRQLAKHLGVADDLAEKTASAEMWSGQTDETELGMDYDTLDSILALHIDGRLSKSVTAETLGVDPATVDRVRELYEGSAHKRRMPPGPTPLY
- a CDS encoding DUF7577 domain-containing protein codes for the protein MEVWTWIVAYIVGFALLQLLVYRYVRDSDPSVEGPGVGDQRAVGVDREGVPAADETGIYCRNCGTHNERVSTYRYCKQCLTPLG
- a CDS encoding PGF-CTERM sorting domain-containing protein; this translates as MSRSNPLLAVVCVALLTTSLFVGVAGAQLDSEPTDPPETADDAFVQDDGSVVLVYESEEELDEDARTEYGAEVGSNLLYFLAIEPVEDPGATAATGNATAMLTDSELTANGTFSVPTPESLDTLSADISGQSTSENARMDATLATTFSLGAAGPAGLSESATVAGNVTTTASSFQTAGSVTAQLRTGSEQSTRMSYTLSESDGDYTLEAEREETLSSFQTGDWNSREQAVATIERQFADAAAEFGGSADVTVSAYDFEEQSDGSARLDIAYTVQYENIKEGLSDTIASDLSESETVDMSQSEIDSVAERVQQLSLDGASFEMESTDGKITASYNLGLRNYDEAALAALDVATATEGGGASEEQIEQLRAQFEAQDASDLSQRFEWSIEYDQPDAQTGAVDAELRYRTENYDAYVQELESRGISTSETTYDFTAETDDGVIDAEGTMSVEGESLVDETVGQLLNASQANPSTDEETVEFLEGLQRANFTRARTDVTLDDENVTVEAGAQFQNLSALGGAIAATGDFPDSVESVVGRTEDDTLHSYVRVRNAVDSDASEDDVRNLAGVDDETDIHMPGDYDREFPEMDTQRAADYLGVEAETGGSGPGFGVAAAVLALLSIALLARRRD